A single region of the Nocardioides aquaticus genome encodes:
- a CDS encoding IseA DL-endopeptidase inhibitor family protein, translating to MRKHHSALGGVALALALALTLTGCSDDGTDPEAEDTPTATPSSSPTSTAPTPQTPEEKAAAQLAMYLEVRDLAYRKRDINFKALNPVATGEEFLQLQHTVASMMNENVTVTGEYAHTLDEPRNRGTSILIVDCEDRTKVTWKNDGAIRQPDFTDPNGDPLRNPAPVEYTLVKDKGAWKVSDSDLLWDQPC from the coding sequence ATGAGGAAGCACCACTCCGCACTCGGGGGAGTGGCCCTCGCCCTCGCCCTCGCCCTCACCCTCACGGGCTGCTCGGACGACGGCACCGACCCCGAGGCCGAGGACACCCCGACCGCTACGCCGAGCTCGAGCCCGACGAGCACTGCGCCGACGCCGCAGACCCCCGAGGAGAAGGCGGCGGCCCAGCTGGCGATGTACCTCGAGGTACGCGACCTCGCTTACCGGAAGCGGGACATCAACTTCAAGGCGCTCAACCCGGTCGCGACCGGTGAGGAGTTTCTGCAGTTGCAGCACACCGTCGCGAGCATGATGAATGAAAACGTCACGGTGACCGGGGAGTACGCACATACGCTCGACGAGCCGCGGAATCGCGGGACCTCGATTCTGATAGTCGACTGCGAGGACCGCACCAAGGTCACCTGGAAGAACGACGGGGCGATCCGGCAACCGGACTTCACGGACCCCAACGGAGACCCGCTCCGCAACCCCGCCCCGGTTGAGTACACGCTCGTCAAGGACAAGGGTGCTTGGAAGGTCTCCGACTCGGACCTGCTTTGGGACCAGCCATGCTGA